A single Paenibacillus kribbensis DNA region contains:
- a CDS encoding amino acid ABC transporter ATP-binding/permease protein: MRRHGLRIMAQLLLLAGPLLPVLLITIITGVLGFICAIGIIVYGALALLTATGITTGYSMTFLLTAIVACAVLRGVFRYGEQMSGHYLAFKLLAVLRDKVLLVLRRLAPAKLEGKDKGNLISLITSDIELLEVFYAHTIAPVMIGIMTSLLMVFFMGSYEPGLGWLAALAYITVGLFIPLLTSRMGRRQGMEYRSSFGKLSSYFLDSLRGMKEIVQFGRGEQRLAEINRRTDQLDAKQKGLKQHEGITRAITDAAVVGFSFLMLLAGLYGMSKGQVSFTGMLVSVIALFSSFGPVVALSNLSNNLLQTLASGERVLSLLEETPEVEENVHGKSVAFTGAQVNRVTFAYGGETVLNDVSLTIPHKRITGIQGKSGSGKSTLLKLLMRFRDPQQGKILLSGQDLKEIGTRHLRGLQSYVDQNTFLFDDTIAANIKIGKPDATHEQVVQAARKASVHDFIMTLPQGYDSRVGELGDRLSGGERQRLGLARAFVHDAPLLLLDEPTSNLDSLNEAIILKSLMEQQEDKTIVLVSHRSSTMRIADDIFQMDNRRLS, from the coding sequence ATGCGTAGACACGGATTACGGATCATGGCCCAATTATTGTTATTGGCCGGGCCCCTTTTACCTGTGCTGCTTATAACGATCATTACCGGGGTGCTTGGTTTTATTTGTGCTATCGGCATTATTGTCTACGGAGCCCTTGCTCTGCTGACAGCAACGGGCATCACCACAGGCTATAGCATGACGTTTTTGCTGACAGCCATCGTGGCTTGTGCTGTATTGCGCGGTGTATTTCGTTATGGCGAGCAAATGAGTGGTCATTATCTGGCATTCAAGCTGCTGGCTGTGCTGCGTGACAAGGTGCTTCTAGTCTTGCGCAGATTGGCCCCAGCCAAGCTCGAAGGCAAGGACAAGGGAAATCTGATTTCGCTGATTACAAGTGACATTGAACTGCTGGAAGTATTTTATGCGCATACGATAGCGCCGGTTATGATCGGCATCATGACTTCGCTGCTCATGGTATTTTTTATGGGCTCCTATGAGCCTGGATTAGGTTGGCTGGCTGCGCTTGCTTACATAACGGTGGGGCTGTTCATTCCACTGTTAACGTCGCGTATGGGCAGACGTCAGGGGATGGAATATCGGAGCAGCTTTGGCAAGCTGAGCAGTTATTTTCTGGACAGCTTACGTGGTATGAAGGAGATTGTGCAATTCGGGCGCGGGGAACAACGGCTGGCGGAGATTAACCGTCGTACAGATCAACTGGATGCCAAGCAGAAGGGCTTGAAGCAGCATGAAGGTATTACAAGAGCGATAACAGATGCAGCTGTAGTGGGATTTTCCTTCCTGATGCTGCTGGCGGGATTATACGGCATGTCCAAAGGACAGGTTAGCTTTACGGGTATGCTGGTTTCTGTCATTGCTTTGTTCAGTTCATTTGGCCCGGTGGTCGCGCTCAGCAATCTGTCCAACAATCTGCTTCAAACGCTGGCGAGCGGGGAACGAGTGCTGAGCCTGCTGGAGGAGACACCTGAGGTAGAGGAAAATGTTCACGGAAAAAGCGTTGCTTTTACTGGAGCACAGGTGAACAGGGTTACTTTCGCCTACGGTGGTGAAACCGTGCTGAATGACGTAAGTCTCACGATTCCGCATAAGCGGATTACGGGCATTCAGGGGAAAAGCGGCTCTGGCAAGTCAACGCTGCTTAAGCTGCTGATGCGATTCAGGGACCCGCAGCAGGGCAAAATTTTGCTGTCAGGACAAGATTTGAAGGAAATAGGGACCCGGCATTTGAGAGGGTTGCAAAGCTATGTCGATCAGAATACGTTCCTGTTTGATGATACGATTGCAGCCAATATCAAAATCGGAAAGCCTGATGCAACGCACGAGCAGGTTGTGCAAGCAGCTCGCAAGGCATCGGTGCATGATTTTATCATGACCTTGCCACAAGGGTATGACAGCCGCGTCGGAGAATTGGGGGACAGGCTGTCCGGTGGCGAGCGTCAACGGTTGGGACTGGCCAGAGCCTTTGTCCATGATGCGCCTCTCTTATTGCTGGACGAGCCTACCAGCAATTTGGACAGCCTGAATGAAGCCATTATTTTAAAATCGTTAATGGAACAGCAGGAGGACAAAACCATTGTCCTTGTTTCGCACCGAAGCTCCACCATGCGGATTGCCGATGATATTTTCCAAATGGACAATCGCAGATTGTCCTGA
- the pulA gene encoding type I pullulanase: MSDFKQLEHTTYPTYEGYDLGLTYTSARSLFKVWAPTAQQVHVALYDDAGMYDQEGIVHEHGGGREFPMSRDDRGVWSVALEGNWNRYYYMYRLEWADSTVHYAVDPYATAVSANGQRTVILDLAPTNPDGWEEDTGPTLERATDAVIYELHVRDFSMDTHFNTGEKDTSAVQGKFAAFTYSGLKDTAGNTIGLDHLQELGITHVHLLPVADFHTVNDLAEFKTGYNWGYDPQHYNVPEGSYSSNSADPEARIRELKQLVQSLHTAGIGVILDVVYNHTYSVEKGPFEPVVPGYYYRTDEQGQLTNGSGVGNEVATERPMVRKYIKDSLRYWAREYHIDGFRFDLMGLMDTPTVEQLTQELRAEVRPDLLIYGEPWTGGESPQPLLTLKGTQRDKGFAVFNDNYRSAIKGDSDGTGSGFATGAWNQEEQVLKGAFGAIHDFTAHPSESINYVTAHDNLNLWDKILTVRGLREHCGFPQWEQGKPRDGRTAEQAVAEADPYRELDEKALLEDETVRKSLLANGMVLTSQGIPFIHAGDELLRSKYGDHNSYHSVDAVNAIRWANKARFRPVFDYYQGLIALRRSHPAFRMDHRELVEQHMEVLQSSGNVVAFALRHHANGDVWNHIVVIYNGSDTEQTVLLPAESDRWHVVVDAHGAGNEIRYEVAGHRVTVSRWSMMVLYDQEEPAQVSFLTEQDQDTGKVENGAEGSDEEKDQEIATGETASFRTIELIYERADRQYSGWNVWVWGTGCRDGHVELRDLKDGRAVARIQVALDVQRIGYIVRLNQWDAKDIEADRYIEVDPTRSVMQVLIHSGQEEYLLLVNDNRAG, encoded by the coding sequence ATGTCTGATTTCAAACAGCTTGAGCACACAACATATCCAACATATGAAGGCTATGATTTGGGTCTGACTTATACATCTGCGCGCAGTCTGTTTAAAGTATGGGCACCGACTGCGCAGCAGGTTCATGTAGCGCTATATGACGACGCGGGGATGTACGATCAGGAAGGGATCGTTCACGAGCATGGCGGCGGCCGGGAATTTCCGATGAGCCGTGATGATCGAGGTGTATGGTCTGTAGCACTGGAAGGCAACTGGAATAGATATTATTACATGTACAGGCTGGAGTGGGCGGACAGCACCGTTCATTATGCCGTCGATCCTTATGCGACAGCGGTGTCAGCCAACGGTCAGCGTACGGTGATCCTTGATTTGGCGCCAACCAACCCGGACGGATGGGAAGAGGACACGGGGCCTACACTGGAGCGGGCTACGGATGCCGTGATCTATGAGCTTCATGTGCGCGATTTTTCAATGGATACACATTTTAATACGGGTGAAAAAGACACGTCTGCTGTACAGGGGAAGTTTGCGGCCTTTACGTATTCGGGTTTAAAGGATACGGCGGGCAACACCATCGGGCTGGATCATTTGCAGGAGCTGGGCATTACACATGTTCATTTGCTCCCAGTGGCTGATTTCCATACGGTGAATGATTTGGCGGAATTCAAAACCGGATATAACTGGGGCTATGATCCGCAGCACTATAATGTACCGGAGGGATCGTATTCTTCGAATTCGGCCGACCCGGAAGCACGTATACGAGAGCTGAAGCAACTGGTGCAGTCTCTGCACACTGCTGGCATCGGTGTCATTCTGGACGTCGTGTACAACCATACGTATTCGGTGGAAAAGGGACCGTTTGAGCCTGTCGTACCCGGTTATTATTACCGAACAGATGAGCAGGGACAGCTTACCAACGGATCGGGTGTAGGTAATGAGGTGGCAACCGAACGCCCGATGGTGCGCAAGTATATCAAGGATTCACTGCGCTATTGGGCTAGGGAATATCATATAGACGGCTTCCGGTTTGATTTGATGGGGCTGATGGATACACCGACCGTGGAGCAGCTTACACAAGAGCTGCGCGCTGAGGTGCGTCCCGATCTACTGATCTATGGTGAGCCTTGGACGGGGGGAGAGTCCCCGCAGCCTTTGCTAACGTTAAAAGGGACGCAGCGAGACAAGGGCTTTGCTGTTTTTAACGACAACTACCGCTCTGCTATAAAGGGTGACAGCGACGGTACCGGGAGCGGCTTTGCTACGGGGGCATGGAATCAGGAGGAACAGGTGCTTAAAGGCGCCTTTGGCGCTATTCATGATTTTACAGCCCACCCTTCGGAGAGCATTAATTATGTAACTGCGCATGATAATCTCAATCTGTGGGATAAAATTTTAACGGTAAGAGGTTTGCGGGAGCACTGTGGTTTTCCGCAATGGGAGCAGGGGAAGCCGCGCGATGGGAGAACAGCCGAACAAGCTGTGGCTGAAGCAGATCCATATCGGGAGCTGGATGAAAAAGCTTTGCTGGAGGATGAAACCGTACGAAAATCCTTACTGGCAAACGGCATGGTGCTGACCTCCCAGGGCATTCCTTTTATCCATGCAGGTGATGAACTGCTGCGCTCCAAATACGGGGATCATAACAGCTATCACAGCGTGGATGCGGTAAATGCCATACGGTGGGCTAACAAAGCAAGGTTTCGCCCGGTGTTCGACTACTATCAGGGGTTAATCGCTTTGCGACGCAGTCACCCGGCGTTCCGGATGGATCATCGTGAGCTGGTAGAGCAGCATATGGAGGTGCTGCAAAGCAGCGGAAATGTGGTAGCTTTTGCGCTGAGGCATCATGCTAACGGCGACGTATGGAATCATATTGTGGTCATTTATAACGGTTCGGATACGGAGCAAACGGTATTGCTGCCTGCTGAATCGGACCGCTGGCATGTTGTCGTGGATGCACATGGGGCCGGAAACGAGATACGATATGAAGTAGCAGGCCATCGTGTGACTGTTTCGCGCTGGTCGATGATGGTGCTGTATGATCAGGAGGAACCTGCTCAAGTCTCCTTTTTGACTGAACAGGATCAGGATACCGGGAAAGTGGAGAATGGAGCGGAAGGTTCTGATGAGGAAAAGGATCAGGAAATCGCAACAGGCGAAACGGCTTCTTTTCGCACGATTGAATTGATCTATGAGCGTGCAGATCGGCAGTATTCCGGCTGGAATGTATGGGTATGGGGAACTGGATGCCGGGACGGACATGTAGAATTACGCGATCTGAAGGATGGACGTGCGGTAGCGCGTATTCAGGTGGCCCTTGATGTACAGCGAATCGGCTACATTGTTCGGCTCAATCAATGGGATGCCAAGGATATTGAGGCAGATCGATATATTGAAGTAGACCCGACCCGGTCTGTGATGCAGGTATTGATTCATAGTGGTCAAGAAGAATATTTGCTGCTGGTAAACGATAACCGGGCGGGTTAG
- a CDS encoding mannitol-1-phosphate 5-dehydrogenase, producing the protein MRAVHFGAGNIGRGFIGLILSRAGYEVVFSDVNDTLVSELRRRKQYTVELANDTKDTETVTNVTAIDGKDAAAVADAVDHADLVTTAVGVSILKHIAAGIAEGIKRRVERGARPLHVIACENAIGGSAQLKEHVFALLDEATRAKAEVSVYFPNAAVDRIVPIQHHEDPLHVQVEPFYEWVVDRSQMAPDHKEIEGILYVQDLEPYIERKLFTVNTGHCVAAYLGYVAGYATIQEAMKDGKVVDSIQGALEETGAVLVKRFGLDQGEHKKYISKILDRFRNPNLTDEVTRVGRSPLRKLSPNDRLVRPALQAQEYGIPTDHLALGMAAACKFDIAEDPEAAELQQVIRSEGLGVALTRYTSIPADHPLHRQVLEQYDIINS; encoded by the coding sequence ATGAGAGCCGTCCACTTTGGAGCAGGAAATATCGGTCGCGGCTTTATCGGATTGATTCTGTCGCGAGCAGGCTATGAGGTTGTATTTTCGGATGTCAACGATACCCTTGTATCCGAGTTGCGCCGTCGTAAACAATACACGGTAGAGTTAGCCAATGATACAAAGGACACGGAGACGGTCACGAATGTAACGGCGATTGACGGTAAGGATGCAGCGGCTGTAGCGGATGCGGTTGACCACGCCGACCTGGTAACGACTGCAGTAGGTGTCAGCATCCTCAAGCACATTGCAGCAGGCATCGCAGAGGGAATCAAGCGGCGGGTAGAACGAGGAGCAAGGCCGCTACATGTGATTGCCTGTGAAAATGCAATCGGGGGCAGCGCCCAACTGAAAGAGCATGTCTTTGCACTGCTGGATGAGGCGACCCGTGCCAAGGCAGAGGTTTCAGTGTATTTTCCCAATGCTGCTGTAGACCGGATTGTGCCGATCCAGCATCATGAGGACCCGTTGCATGTGCAGGTAGAACCCTTTTACGAGTGGGTTGTGGATCGTTCGCAAATGGCTCCTGACCATAAAGAGATCGAAGGCATCCTTTATGTGCAGGATTTGGAGCCTTACATTGAACGCAAGCTGTTCACGGTGAATACAGGGCATTGCGTGGCGGCTTATCTTGGTTATGTAGCAGGTTATGCTACGATTCAAGAGGCCATGAAGGACGGCAAGGTGGTGGATTCGATACAAGGAGCATTGGAGGAAACAGGGGCGGTGCTTGTAAAGCGCTTCGGTTTGGATCAAGGGGAGCATAAGAAGTATATCTCCAAAATTTTGGATCGCTTCCGCAATCCTAATCTGACAGACGAGGTTACTCGGGTCGGACGTTCACCATTGCGCAAGCTGTCTCCCAATGACCGTCTTGTACGTCCCGCGCTGCAAGCACAGGAGTATGGCATCCCGACGGATCATCTGGCGTTAGGAATGGCTGCTGCCTGTAAATTTGATATTGCGGAAGATCCCGAGGCGGCTGAGCTTCAGCAGGTCATCCGCAGCGAAGGACTGGGTGTGGCGCTGACACGTTATACATCCATACCTGCAGACCACCCGCTACACCGGCAGGTTTTGGAGCAATATGATATTATAAATTCATAA
- a CDS encoding DUF454 family protein has protein sequence MKPIYVTLGFLFLALGVIGVVVPLLPTTPFLLLAAFFFMRGSERLHQWFSNTSLYHKHLESFVQTRSLKLSTKIISLGLASTMLIMGFIFTPTVWAKTLIVMVILFKYYYFIFRIGTVRGSSVDNQAPSESASAPKKKSKMVDSRLLGLVEHSRKYIVLGVLVQWIGLLGSIAAVLSMSFVLQQAWIGQVTRQLILSATVIVFAAIAVRCLSNYVASMLSYRASVNAKKTLRSQIYGKLLKLGPSYTDHTSTSGVIQVAVEGVEQLETYFGRYMPQLFYSLLAPVTLFITLSFISFKAAVILLICVPLIPVSIIVIMRMAKKLFRKYWGSYVNLGHSFLENVQGLTTLKMYGTDQEKHQEMNTAAENFRKMTMKVLTMQLNSVAVMDLIAYGGAAAGVLVAVSEYGSGYIGLAGALIIVLLSAEFFIPLRLLGSYFHIAMNGMAASDKIFQMLSTEDLVQGKESIENTDIRLEQVSFAYDERDTLRNISMDIPQGSFVSIVGESGSGKSTVAGLIVGHHEGYRGSLTVGGTELTDISEESRMCHMTWIGFNSYIFKGTVEANLRMGNERVDEEQMLEALREVKLYDFILSQGGLELELEEQGANLSGGQRQRLALARALLHDSSVYIFDEATSNIDSESEEGIMEVIHALAGQKTVILISHRLENVVQSDRIYVLQKGLLAESGTHQELLSQQGHYAEMYLSQHRVEQFVKGGAVYA, from the coding sequence GTGAAACCGATATATGTTACCTTAGGGTTTCTATTTTTGGCGCTTGGAGTTATTGGTGTGGTGGTGCCATTGCTGCCGACTACGCCGTTTTTGCTGCTGGCGGCTTTTTTCTTTATGCGGGGGTCTGAAAGGCTTCACCAATGGTTTTCGAACACCTCTTTATACCATAAGCATCTGGAAAGCTTTGTCCAAACAAGATCATTGAAGTTGTCTACGAAAATCATATCATTGGGCTTAGCGTCAACCATGCTGATTATGGGCTTTATTTTCACCCCCACCGTGTGGGCCAAAACGCTGATCGTTATGGTTATTCTGTTTAAATACTATTACTTTATATTCCGAATCGGGACCGTGAGGGGTTCTTCGGTGGACAATCAGGCTCCATCCGAATCTGCTTCTGCGCCAAAAAAAAAATCTAAAATGGTCGACAGCCGTCTGCTCGGTCTGGTAGAACATTCTCGAAAATATATCGTATTGGGTGTGCTGGTGCAGTGGATCGGTCTTTTAGGCAGTATAGCTGCTGTGTTGTCCATGTCTTTTGTTCTGCAGCAGGCATGGATCGGACAAGTAACTCGTCAGCTGATTTTATCGGCGACGGTTATTGTTTTTGCTGCGATTGCAGTTCGATGCCTCAGTAATTATGTAGCCAGCATGTTGTCCTATCGGGCTTCGGTGAATGCTAAAAAAACGCTGCGCTCGCAAATTTATGGCAAGCTGCTGAAGCTGGGACCCTCGTATACGGATCATACATCCACCTCGGGGGTTATTCAGGTTGCTGTAGAAGGAGTAGAGCAGCTTGAGACTTATTTTGGCAGATACATGCCTCAGTTGTTTTACAGTCTGCTTGCCCCCGTCACATTGTTCATTACCCTATCTTTTATCAGCTTCAAGGCTGCTGTTATTCTGTTGATCTGCGTACCCCTGATTCCGGTGTCGATCATTGTCATTATGCGGATGGCTAAAAAGCTGTTTCGAAAATACTGGGGCAGCTATGTCAATTTGGGTCACAGCTTTTTGGAAAATGTACAGGGTCTGACGACGCTTAAAATGTACGGTACAGACCAGGAGAAACATCAGGAAATGAATACAGCCGCTGAGAATTTTCGCAAAATGACGATGAAAGTGCTGACCATGCAGCTAAATTCCGTAGCCGTCATGGATCTTATCGCATATGGCGGTGCCGCTGCGGGCGTGCTGGTTGCAGTGAGCGAATATGGTTCGGGCTATATTGGCTTGGCGGGAGCGCTGATTATTGTGTTGCTGTCGGCAGAGTTTTTCATTCCGCTGCGTTTGCTGGGTTCTTATTTTCACATCGCCATGAACGGAATGGCAGCAAGTGACAAAATATTTCAAATGCTGAGCACGGAGGACCTTGTCCAAGGAAAAGAAAGCATAGAAAATACGGATATTCGACTGGAGCAAGTGAGTTTTGCCTACGACGAAAGAGATACCTTGCGAAATATATCCATGGATATCCCTCAGGGCAGCTTTGTTTCGATTGTTGGAGAATCGGGCTCTGGTAAAAGTACGGTAGCCGGATTGATCGTTGGCCATCATGAGGGCTATCGAGGAAGCCTGACCGTGGGAGGAACCGAGCTTACCGACATTTCGGAAGAAAGCCGCATGTGTCATATGACCTGGATCGGCTTTAACAGCTATATATTCAAAGGTACGGTTGAAGCTAATTTAAGAATGGGCAATGAGCGCGTAGACGAGGAACAAATGCTGGAAGCCTTGCGTGAGGTAAAGCTGTATGACTTCATTCTCTCACAAGGAGGGCTGGAACTGGAGCTGGAGGAGCAAGGAGCGAATCTGTCGGGAGGACAACGCCAGCGCCTAGCACTGGCCAGAGCGCTGCTGCATGATAGCAGTGTGTACATTTTTGACGAGGCTACCTCTAACATCGACAGTGAGAGTGAGGAAGGTATTATGGAGGTTATTCATGCGCTGGCGGGCCAAAAAACAGTGATTCTGATCTCCCACAGACTGGAAAACGTGGTCCAATCTGACCGCATCTATGTGCTGCAAAAAGGTCTTTTGGCAGAATCCGGCACGCATCAGGAGCTTTTGAGTCAGCAGGGACATTATGCGGAGATGTACCTCAGTCAACACCGGGTAGAACAATTTGTCAAAGGGGGTGCTGTATATGCGTAG
- a CDS encoding 50S ribosomal protein L25, with translation MSSNGGSIQLTAQPRTEKKGSAIRDLRLKGRIPAVVYGTELEGTPVHVDAKEFNKVVRTGRSEVFNLTIEGKETIPVIIKDYQQRDNHWLHADFLKISKNKPLRVRVSIDYQGTPAGTKKGGILQVQETEVEVEGLPADLPSTIEVDVSALEVGDKISASDLKLPKGVTLHVPGEELLASIIVSRAAEVENAAVEGDAAATGGAGEASANKEA, from the coding sequence ATGAGTTCTAATGGAGGAAGTATTCAACTAACCGCCCAGCCGAGAACAGAGAAGAAAGGTTCTGCCATTCGTGACTTGAGGTTAAAAGGACGGATTCCAGCTGTGGTTTACGGCACTGAGCTTGAAGGAACCCCTGTACATGTCGATGCCAAGGAATTTAATAAAGTAGTCAGGACTGGACGTTCAGAGGTATTTAACCTCACAATAGAGGGCAAAGAGACGATCCCGGTTATTATCAAAGATTATCAACAGCGTGACAACCATTGGCTGCATGCCGATTTTTTGAAAATATCCAAAAACAAGCCGCTTCGCGTGCGTGTTTCTATTGATTATCAAGGAACCCCTGCAGGTACAAAAAAGGGTGGTATTTTGCAAGTGCAGGAAACGGAAGTCGAAGTCGAGGGGCTTCCCGCTGATTTGCCATCTACCATTGAGGTCGATGTATCCGCACTGGAGGTTGGTGACAAGATCAGCGCAAGCGATTTGAAGCTTCCAAAAGGAGTAACACTCCACGTTCCTGGAGAGGAACTGCTTGCTTCTATCATTGTCTCGCGTGCGGCTGAAGTAGAAAATGCTGCTGTGGAAGGTGATGCGGCGGCAACTGGAGGCGCCGGAGAGGCTTCCGCAAACAAGGAAGCCTAG